From the genome of Prevotella herbatica, one region includes:
- a CDS encoding TIGR02757 family protein: protein MDQFIIQSLKEYAERYETETFLFEDPSIFMHKVQGERNQELISFIAAGLSYGRRELFFPKIQYIIDCSDGDVEKWILSNDFCKDIPDKNNCYYRLYTNKIINNFIRRIKGLLEEYGSLRQFAVSNTKDNNAFTLIEAFTKYFNNNEVSHVIPKDTKSSCKRLCMFLRWMVRNSSPVDLGLWSDIVDKRTLIMPMDVHVIQEAVRLGLMTGKSASMKSAQKLTNLMLDIFPEDPLKGDFALFGYGVNH from the coding sequence ATGGACCAATTCATTATACAGTCTTTGAAAGAATATGCAGAACGATACGAAACAGAAACGTTCTTATTTGAAGACCCTTCAATATTCATGCACAAAGTACAAGGCGAACGCAATCAAGAACTTATAAGCTTTATTGCAGCCGGACTAAGTTATGGTAGAAGAGAGTTATTCTTTCCAAAGATTCAGTATATCATTGATTGTTCAGATGGTGATGTAGAAAAATGGATACTTTCCAATGATTTCTGTAAAGATATCCCCGATAAAAACAATTGTTATTATCGCTTATATACAAACAAAATCATCAATAATTTTATCAGACGCATAAAAGGTCTGCTTGAAGAATATGGATCATTACGTCAGTTTGCCGTAAGTAACACAAAAGATAACAATGCGTTTACACTTATAGAAGCGTTTACAAAATACTTTAATAATAATGAAGTATCACACGTTATCCCTAAAGACACAAAATCAAGTTGCAAGCGATTATGCATGTTCTTGCGCTGGATGGTGAGAAATTCATCACCTGTTGACTTAGGCTTGTGGAGTGACATCGTTGACAAACGCACGCTCATTATGCCAATGGATGTGCACGTGATTCAGGAAGCCGTTAGACTTGGACTGATGACTGGCAAAAGCGCAAGCATGAAGTCTGCACAGAAACTTACAAACCTTATGCTTGATATTTTCCCAGAAGATCCGTTGAAAGGCGACTTTGCGCTATTCGGATATGGAGTAAACCATTAA